Proteins encoded by one window of Microbacterium testaceum:
- a CDS encoding helix-turn-helix domain-containing protein yields the protein MIRGAHTLGGRGARVSDFARTVSGDARTTHRRTSRHPAIRARYPTASPIDRQARGNQAYHPRMSPVAVSSVAEWTRACSGAFVPLRVSATAAAFHASLAQVRLGPAVTVTRVMSEASTVYRDQDLIRRQPRDDVLLSLHRRGRGWIRQHGRTAELGSGSAVMYDAASPYALSFPASMSEVVLQLPRRTLTSAGHTFAGLTAVDIPDSAQLRALTLLASSIQRPAAEEAEAIGDALIGLLRAVVQGRDAGAPATDPHLLVEGIRLWIDEQCVDPDLTPERIAAHFHLSLRTLQKLFAADGESPAAFIRSCRLRRSRSLLGGGMSVAEAARRTGFLDVDGFTRAFKREFAQTPSSVRSAGH from the coding sequence ATGATCCGCGGTGCCCACACGTTAGGAGGGAGGGGTGCCCGCGTCTCCGACTTCGCGCGCACGGTGTCCGGCGATGCACGCACCACCCATCGACGGACGTCACGGCATCCGGCGATTCGCGCACGATATCCGACCGCATCCCCGATCGACAGGCAGGCGAGGGGGAACCAGGCGTACCATCCCCGCATGTCACCTGTGGCTGTCTCCTCCGTCGCGGAGTGGACGCGCGCGTGCAGTGGCGCCTTCGTCCCCCTCCGCGTGAGCGCGACCGCGGCCGCCTTTCACGCCAGCCTGGCTCAGGTCAGGCTCGGCCCGGCCGTCACGGTGACCCGCGTCATGAGCGAGGCGTCGACGGTCTACCGAGACCAGGACCTCATTCGCCGTCAGCCACGCGACGACGTGCTCCTCTCGCTGCACCGTCGTGGACGCGGATGGATCCGTCAACACGGCCGTACGGCCGAACTGGGCTCCGGATCGGCGGTCATGTACGACGCCGCCTCCCCGTACGCGCTGTCATTTCCCGCTTCGATGAGCGAGGTGGTGCTGCAATTGCCCCGCCGCACGCTCACCAGCGCGGGCCACACGTTCGCCGGGCTGACCGCGGTCGACATCCCCGACTCCGCGCAGTTGCGCGCGCTCACCCTGCTGGCCTCGTCGATCCAGCGCCCGGCGGCCGAAGAGGCGGAAGCCATCGGCGATGCGCTCATCGGACTGCTCCGCGCGGTCGTCCAGGGCCGCGACGCGGGCGCGCCCGCCACCGATCCACACCTTCTCGTCGAGGGCATACGCCTCTGGATCGACGAGCAGTGCGTCGATCCCGATCTCACCCCCGAGCGGATCGCCGCCCACTTCCACCTGTCGCTTCGCACGCTGCAGAAGCTCTTCGCCGCAGACGGCGAATCCCCGGCGGCGTTCATCCGTTCCTGCCGGTTGCGTCGCAGCCGGTCCCTGCTGGGCGGCGGGATGAGCGTGGCCGAGGCCGCGCGGCGCACCGGTTTTCTTGATGTCGACGGCTTCACCCGCGCGTTCAAGCGCGAGTTCGCGCAGACCCCTTCATCCGTGCGCTCGGCCGGCCACTGA
- a CDS encoding phenylacetaldoxime dehydratase family protein encodes MGLESSIAPKLRRPDRRPKHTPGSYQPPYPSFSARFGDEVDAVVMASFGVQSRDADDPRAAAALGEMREARSAHDGPGSVQRARYIDAQGYTTTIDTAYWSDPRAFERWFASVGAAWLDPDRVEDGVGRFLELVTPDLERFETIFSTSDRPEGVAEVGTEMSGMIEEHAYWGSMRDRLPLAQTDPLWPSGELVVTGSGRVRDVRLHGNACLIRSGQDITDTGDRERDLYLSTVEPPLRAGMDFLRDEGGSIGCYDNRFMVVLDEDDQPTDRTFGMSWWRDMAALEDWAASHPTHVEIFGAAMRHLSSFGPETRLRLFHEVTVPTDVQQRFTYVGCHDETGLLRAR; translated from the coding sequence ATGGGACTCGAGTCCTCGATCGCGCCGAAGCTTCGGCGCCCCGACCGCCGGCCGAAGCACACGCCCGGCTCGTATCAGCCTCCCTATCCCTCGTTCTCGGCGCGTTTCGGTGACGAGGTCGACGCCGTGGTGATGGCGTCGTTCGGGGTGCAGAGCCGGGACGCAGACGATCCTCGGGCCGCTGCCGCCCTGGGTGAGATGCGCGAGGCGCGCTCCGCGCACGACGGTCCCGGCTCCGTGCAACGCGCTCGCTACATCGACGCACAGGGATATACGACGACGATCGACACGGCGTATTGGAGCGACCCGCGCGCCTTCGAGCGCTGGTTCGCGTCCGTAGGCGCCGCGTGGCTCGACCCCGACCGCGTGGAGGACGGCGTGGGGCGCTTCCTCGAGCTCGTCACGCCCGACCTGGAGCGCTTCGAGACGATCTTCTCCACCTCCGACCGCCCCGAGGGTGTCGCCGAGGTGGGGACGGAGATGAGCGGGATGATCGAGGAGCACGCCTATTGGGGGTCGATGCGCGACCGCCTTCCGCTCGCGCAGACCGATCCGCTCTGGCCCTCGGGCGAGCTCGTCGTCACCGGATCTGGTCGGGTGCGGGACGTGCGTCTGCATGGCAACGCCTGCCTGATCCGATCGGGGCAGGACATCACCGACACCGGCGATCGTGAGCGCGATCTCTACCTGTCGACCGTCGAACCGCCGCTGCGGGCGGGGATGGATTTCCTCCGCGACGAGGGCGGATCCATCGGGTGCTACGACAATCGCTTCATGGTGGTCCTCGACGAGGACGATCAGCCCACCGACCGGACCTTCGGAATGAGTTGGTGGCGCGACATGGCGGCGCTGGAAGACTGGGCGGCCTCTCACCCGACCCACGTCGAGATCTTCGGAGCGGCGATGCGACATCTCTCGAGTTTCGGGCCGGAGACGCGCCTGCGGCTCTTCCACGAGGTGACCGTTCCGACCGACGTCCAGCAGCGATTCACCTACGTCGGTTGCCACGACGAGACGGGTCTGCTGCGCGCACGGTAG
- a CDS encoding carbon-nitrogen hydrolase family protein, translating to MPDYRKSFRAAAVQAEPVWHDLDGGIDKLEAFARDARDGGAEIVAFPEVWLPGYPWFLWLDSVAWQSQFVVPYAANSLEIGSPEWQRLESVARSLGISLAFGFSERSGGSLYMGQAVIDADGRTLSTRRKLKPTHVERTQFGDGDGSDVVVVDTPVGRVGSLNCWEHLQPLTKYAMFSQDEQLHVAAWPSFSIFGGAVNALGPEVNVGASRQYAVEGQTFVLAPCATVGPAAQELFADTDAKRAMLPLGGGYARIFGPDGSSLADPLAPDEEGILFADIDYSAILAAKNAADPVGHYSRPDVFTLHHRDTGRLPKVAASARDIPAAEPVVADDLVSAE from the coding sequence ATGCCCGATTACCGCAAGAGCTTCCGCGCCGCCGCCGTGCAGGCCGAACCCGTCTGGCACGACCTGGACGGGGGCATCGACAAACTCGAGGCGTTCGCTCGCGACGCGCGCGACGGTGGCGCCGAGATCGTCGCCTTCCCCGAGGTCTGGCTGCCCGGATACCCCTGGTTCCTGTGGCTGGATTCGGTCGCCTGGCAGTCTCAATTCGTCGTGCCGTACGCCGCGAACTCCCTCGAGATCGGCAGCCCCGAGTGGCAGCGACTCGAATCGGTCGCCCGGTCCCTCGGCATTTCGCTCGCGTTCGGATTCAGCGAGCGCTCGGGCGGATCGCTCTACATGGGGCAGGCGGTGATCGACGCGGACGGAAGAACCCTCAGCACGCGCCGCAAGCTCAAGCCGACCCACGTGGAACGAACGCAGTTCGGCGACGGTGACGGCTCCGACGTCGTGGTCGTCGACACGCCCGTCGGTCGCGTGGGTTCGCTCAATTGCTGGGAGCACCTGCAGCCGCTCACCAAGTACGCGATGTTCTCGCAAGACGAGCAGTTGCACGTCGCCGCGTGGCCGAGCTTCTCGATCTTCGGCGGCGCCGTCAACGCCCTCGGGCCCGAGGTCAATGTCGGTGCGTCACGCCAGTACGCCGTCGAGGGGCAGACCTTCGTTCTCGCTCCGTGCGCGACCGTAGGACCAGCGGCGCAGGAGCTGTTCGCCGACACCGATGCCAAGCGCGCCATGCTGCCACTCGGCGGCGGATACGCCCGGATCTTCGGTCCCGACGGAAGCTCGCTCGCCGACCCGCTCGCACCCGACGAGGAGGGCATCCTCTTCGCCGACATCGACTACTCCGCGATCCTCGCCGCCAAGAACGCCGCCGACCCCGTGGGACACTACTCTCGGCCGGACGTCTTCACCCTCCACCACCGCGACACGGGGCGGTTGCCCAAGGTCGCGGCATCCGCTCGTGACATCCCTGCTGCGGAGCCGGTCGTGGCAGACGACCTCGTCAGCGCGGAATGA
- a CDS encoding NAD-dependent succinate-semialdehyde dehydrogenase, which yields MTDSRESELLASVPTGLLINGEWRPATGGKTVAVNDPSTGEVIHRIADASVDDGIAAMDAAADAFPSWAATPSRERAEILRRAFDLLQERKEDIALLMTLEMGKPLAEARGEVGYGGEFLRWFSEVTAHTQGRYGANPEGTGRMIVSQHPVGPCYLITPWNFPLAMATRKIAPALAAGCTVVIKPATLTPLTTLFFAQILQDAGLPAGVVNVVTTTNTGPVSERIISDPRLRKLSFTGSTPVGVKLLQQAAPGVLRTSMELGGNAPFVVFDDADLDKAVEGAMLAKFRNIGQACTAANRFIVQRSVVEEFTARVTERVQGLKIGRGTEEGVQIGPLIDDRAVDKAKTLVGDAVERGAKVTVGGSPIDGPGTFFEPTVVADVQPGSDILREEIFGPVLAIIPFDDEDDAVRLANDTEYGLVSYVFTESLARGQRMIDKLETGMMGLNVGVVSNAAAPFGGWKQSGLGREGGDEGIHEYLQTKYTLTANPYA from the coding sequence ATGACCGATTCGCGCGAGAGCGAACTGCTGGCATCCGTACCCACCGGCCTGCTGATCAACGGGGAGTGGCGCCCCGCCACCGGCGGCAAGACCGTCGCCGTCAACGACCCCTCCACGGGTGAGGTCATCCACCGGATCGCCGACGCGTCAGTCGACGACGGCATCGCGGCGATGGACGCCGCCGCCGACGCGTTCCCGTCGTGGGCCGCGACCCCCTCGCGCGAGCGCGCCGAGATCCTGCGCCGCGCGTTCGACCTGCTGCAGGAACGCAAGGAAGACATCGCTCTGCTCATGACGCTCGAGATGGGCAAGCCCCTCGCCGAGGCGCGCGGCGAGGTCGGCTACGGCGGAGAGTTCCTGCGCTGGTTCAGCGAGGTCACCGCCCACACCCAGGGTCGCTACGGTGCGAACCCCGAGGGCACCGGCCGCATGATCGTCTCGCAGCACCCCGTGGGTCCCTGCTACCTCATCACCCCCTGGAACTTCCCCCTCGCGATGGCGACCCGCAAGATCGCCCCCGCGCTCGCCGCGGGGTGCACGGTCGTCATCAAGCCGGCCACGCTCACGCCGCTGACGACGCTGTTCTTCGCGCAGATCCTGCAGGACGCCGGTCTTCCCGCCGGCGTCGTCAACGTCGTCACCACCACGAACACCGGGCCGGTGTCGGAGCGCATCATCTCCGACCCGCGCCTGCGCAAGCTCTCGTTCACCGGCTCGACCCCGGTCGGCGTGAAGCTCCTGCAGCAGGCCGCGCCGGGCGTGCTGCGCACCTCGATGGAGCTCGGCGGCAACGCCCCCTTCGTCGTGTTCGACGACGCCGACCTCGACAAGGCGGTCGAGGGGGCGATGCTCGCGAAGTTCCGCAACATCGGCCAGGCCTGCACCGCCGCCAACCGTTTCATCGTGCAGCGCAGCGTCGTCGAGGAGTTCACGGCCCGCGTCACCGAGCGCGTGCAGGGCTTGAAGATCGGCCGCGGCACCGAGGAGGGCGTGCAGATCGGACCCCTCATCGACGACCGCGCGGTCGACAAGGCCAAGACCCTCGTGGGTGACGCCGTCGAGCGCGGCGCGAAGGTCACCGTGGGCGGCTCGCCCATCGACGGCCCCGGCACCTTCTTCGAGCCCACTGTCGTGGCCGACGTGCAGCCGGGCAGTGACATCCTCCGCGAGGAGATCTTCGGGCCCGTTCTCGCAATCATCCCCTTCGACGACGAGGACGACGCCGTGCGTCTCGCCAACGACACCGAGTACGGCCTCGTCTCGTACGTCTTCACCGAGTCGCTCGCGCGCGGTCAGCGCATGATCGACAAGCTCGAGACCGGGATGATGGGCCTCAACGTCGGCGTCGTCTCCAACGCCGCGGCCCCCTTCGGCGGGTGGAAGCAGTCGGGCCTCGGCCGCGAGGGCGGCGACGAGGGCATCCACGAGTACCTGCAGACGAAGTACACGCTGACGGCCAACCCCTACGCCTGA
- a CDS encoding phosphoenolpyruvate carboxykinase (GTP): protein MALADIFTLRSTGRTAAAPAARPGYGVKPAVEGPGLAALTAWVDQVAALTQPDRIHWVDGSAAENDALLREMVDEGKLIKLNPEWRPGSYLARSHPGDVARLESRTYIASNREEDAGPTNNWIAPAEIRETLNGVFEGSMRGRTMYVVPFSMGAVGGPLSHIGVQITDSAYAVASIGVMTRVGTSVTQQIAGGAPWVKTVHSVGAPLAPGEQDVAWPCNDEKYIVHFPDTLEVWSFGSGYGGNAILAKKCFALRIASVIGRDEGWLAEHMLLIRVIDPKGKAYHVAAAFPSACGKTNLAMLRPTIPGWRVETLGDDITWIRPGEDGRLWAINPEAGFFGVAPGTGESTNVTAIETLWGNTIFTNVALRPDGDVWWEGLTDEAPPHLTDWEGNAWTPASGRPAAHPNSRFTVGAAQCPQIAEDWEAPEGVPLDVILFGGRRATNVPLVVEATDWSHGVFIGSTVSSEKTAAQEGTVGELRRDPFAMLPFCGYNMGDYFGHWLKVGQKLRFDRAPRIFQVNWFRKGDDGRFLWPGFGDNARVIDWIIRRVDGQVDAVDSPIGRLPKVEDLELSGLDLPAADLEELFSIDRASWLAEADLTEEFYDTFGSHLPAALRAELAALRYRLQRS from the coding sequence ATGGCACTCGCCGACATCTTCACCCTCCGCTCCACCGGCCGCACCGCCGCGGCCCCCGCCGCCCGCCCCGGATACGGCGTGAAGCCCGCCGTCGAAGGCCCCGGCCTCGCCGCCCTCACCGCGTGGGTCGACCAGGTGGCCGCTCTCACCCAGCCCGACCGCATCCACTGGGTCGACGGCTCGGCCGCCGAGAACGACGCCCTGCTGCGCGAGATGGTCGACGAGGGCAAGCTCATCAAGCTCAACCCCGAGTGGCGTCCCGGTTCGTACCTCGCCCGCTCGCACCCCGGCGACGTCGCGCGCCTCGAGTCGCGCACGTACATCGCCTCGAACCGCGAAGAAGACGCTGGTCCCACGAACAACTGGATCGCCCCCGCCGAGATCCGCGAGACGCTGAACGGCGTCTTCGAGGGCTCGATGCGCGGTCGCACCATGTACGTCGTGCCGTTCTCGATGGGTGCGGTCGGCGGGCCCCTGAGCCACATCGGCGTGCAGATCACCGACAGCGCCTACGCCGTGGCATCCATCGGCGTGATGACCCGCGTGGGCACCTCGGTCACGCAGCAGATCGCAGGCGGAGCGCCGTGGGTCAAGACGGTCCACTCGGTCGGTGCGCCCCTCGCCCCGGGCGAGCAGGATGTCGCGTGGCCCTGCAACGACGAGAAGTACATCGTGCACTTCCCCGACACCCTCGAAGTCTGGTCGTTCGGCTCGGGCTACGGCGGCAACGCGATCCTCGCGAAGAAGTGCTTCGCCCTGCGCATCGCCTCGGTCATCGGCCGTGACGAGGGCTGGCTCGCCGAGCACATGCTGCTCATCCGCGTCATCGACCCGAAGGGCAAGGCGTACCACGTCGCCGCCGCCTTCCCCTCGGCCTGCGGCAAGACGAACCTCGCGATGCTCCGCCCGACGATCCCCGGCTGGCGCGTCGAGACGCTCGGGGACGACATCACGTGGATCCGACCGGGTGAAGACGGACGCCTCTGGGCGATCAACCCCGAGGCCGGCTTCTTCGGCGTCGCCCCCGGCACCGGCGAGTCGACCAACGTCACCGCGATCGAGACGCTCTGGGGCAACACGATCTTCACCAACGTCGCGCTCCGCCCCGACGGCGACGTGTGGTGGGAGGGCCTGACCGACGAGGCGCCCCCGCATCTCACCGACTGGGAGGGCAACGCCTGGACGCCCGCGTCGGGCCGCCCCGCCGCGCACCCCAACTCGCGCTTCACGGTCGGCGCCGCCCAGTGCCCGCAGATCGCCGAGGACTGGGAGGCCCCCGAGGGCGTCCCCCTCGACGTCATCCTGTTCGGCGGTCGTCGCGCCACCAACGTGCCGCTGGTCGTCGAGGCGACCGACTGGTCGCACGGTGTGTTCATCGGCTCGACGGTCTCGAGCGAGAAGACCGCCGCCCAGGAGGGCACCGTCGGCGAACTGCGCCGCGACCCGTTCGCGATGCTGCCCTTCTGCGGCTACAACATGGGCGACTACTTCGGCCACTGGCTGAAGGTCGGCCAGAAGCTCCGCTTCGACCGCGCTCCGCGCATCTTCCAGGTCAACTGGTTCCGTAAGGGCGACGACGGACGCTTCCTCTGGCCCGGATTCGGCGACAACGCCCGCGTGATCGACTGGATCATCCGCCGCGTCGACGGACAGGTGGATGCCGTGGACAGCCCGATCGGCCGCCTGCCCAAGGTCGAAGACCTCGAGCTGTCGGGTCTCGACCTGCCCGCCGCCGACCTCGAGGAGCTGTTCTCGATCGACCGCGCGTCGTGGCTCGCCGAGGCCGACCTGACCGAGGAGTTCTACGACACCTTCGGTTCGCACCTGCCAGCCGCCCTGCGCGCCGAGCTCGCCGCGCTGCGCTACCGCCTGCAGCGCTCCTGA
- a CDS encoding helix-turn-helix transcriptional regulator — translation MASSFELTTLGHRIRHHRLARGYTLDELGALVGVAGSQLSLIENGKREPKLSLLQEIARATETEVTELLSRDPPNRRAALEIELEKAQTSPFFRQLGIPPVKVTKGTSDETIEAVLGLHRELQRRERATIASPEEARRANTELRLRMREIDNHLPDIERLAEKQLKAAGHSTGALTHRTVSIMAEQLGFELIYVSDLPHSARSVTDLENGRIYLPPASIPGGHGLRSMALQAMAHRLLGHRPPTDYADFLQQRLEINYYAACCLMPETSAMSFLAQAKKDKNLAVEDFRDAFGVTHEAAAMRMTNLMTTHLGIRLHFLRVDGDGAISRVYENDGLPLPTDVTGSVEGQVVCKKFSARSAFAEHNRTTEHYQYTDTPAGTFWCSTQTGTTSDGDFSITVGVPFDDARWFRGRETPKRGVSHCPDESCCRRPDTEAAERWQGKAWPSARVHRHMFSPLPRGMFPGVDDAEVFSFLDRHADG, via the coding sequence ATGGCTTCGTCGTTCGAACTGACCACGCTCGGTCATCGCATCCGGCATCACCGCCTCGCGCGGGGGTACACCCTCGACGAGCTGGGCGCGCTGGTCGGCGTGGCGGGCAGTCAGCTCAGCCTCATCGAGAACGGCAAACGCGAGCCCAAGCTCTCGCTGCTGCAGGAGATCGCGCGCGCGACCGAGACCGAGGTCACCGAGCTGCTCTCGCGCGACCCCCCGAACCGGCGGGCCGCGCTCGAGATCGAGCTCGAGAAGGCTCAGACGTCCCCGTTCTTCCGCCAGCTCGGCATCCCGCCGGTCAAGGTCACCAAGGGCACGAGCGACGAGACGATCGAAGCCGTGCTGGGGCTGCACCGCGAACTGCAGCGCCGCGAGCGCGCGACGATCGCGAGCCCCGAGGAGGCACGCCGCGCCAACACCGAACTGCGCTTGCGCATGCGCGAGATCGACAACCACCTGCCCGACATCGAGCGACTGGCCGAGAAGCAGCTGAAGGCCGCGGGGCACTCCACCGGGGCGCTCACCCACCGCACGGTGAGCATCATGGCCGAGCAGCTCGGGTTCGAGCTCATCTACGTAAGCGATCTCCCCCACTCGGCGCGCTCGGTCACCGACCTCGAGAACGGGCGCATCTACCTCCCCCCGGCATCCATCCCGGGAGGCCACGGGCTGCGGTCGATGGCCCTGCAGGCCATGGCGCACCGCCTGCTCGGCCACCGCCCGCCCACCGACTACGCCGACTTCCTGCAGCAGCGTCTCGAGATCAACTATTACGCGGCGTGCTGCCTCATGCCCGAGACGAGCGCGATGTCGTTCCTCGCCCAGGCGAAGAAGGACAAGAACCTCGCCGTCGAGGACTTCCGCGACGCGTTCGGCGTCACGCACGAAGCCGCCGCGATGCGCATGACCAACCTTATGACGACGCATCTCGGCATCCGTCTGCATTTCCTGCGCGTCGACGGCGATGGAGCGATCTCGCGCGTCTACGAGAACGACGGACTCCCCCTGCCCACCGACGTCACCGGCAGCGTCGAGGGCCAGGTCGTGTGCAAGAAGTTCTCGGCGCGCTCCGCTTTCGCCGAGCACAACCGCACCACCGAGCACTACCAGTACACCGACACCCCCGCCGGAACCTTCTGGTGCTCCACCCAGACCGGGACGACGAGCGACGGCGACTTCTCGATCACGGTGGGCGTGCCCTTCGACGACGCGCGATGGTTCCGCGGGCGCGAGACCCCCAAGCGCGGCGTCTCGCACTGCCCCGACGAGTCCTGCTGCCGCCGCCCCGACACCGAGGCCGCCGAACGCTGGCAGGGCAAGGCCTGGCCGAGCGCGCGCGTGCACCGGCACATGTTCTCTCCGCTCCCCCGCGGGATGTTCCCGGGCGTCGACGACGCGGAGGTCTTCTCGTTCCTCGATCGCCACGCGGACGGCTGA
- a CDS encoding ABC transporter ATP-binding protein has protein sequence MSFPAPARGRRGRRAPEGPRASFRQLVPFLLEHKRTLVVVAVLSVLGAAATLAQPLLVGEVISRVQSSVPLGALVWLLVAFVVLSSVISGFQHYLLQRTGTAVVFSSRRRLISRILRLPISEFDARRTGDLVSRVGTDTTLLYAVLTQGFADAVGNALILVGAVIAMAVIDPLLLGLIIVVVGASLAVVVLLSTRIRSASADQQAKVGELSSGVERAVGSIRTIRASGATEREIAAVTENATAAYAAGVRIARVSALIVPIAFVALQVSLLVVLGVGGYRVASGAIDVAALVTFVIFLFLLVQPLASAIGAITSVNQALGALGRIQEVLDLPLEDDADRPSSPAAVPDAVALAFRDVHFRYPDDVVKAREAAAAEARSVLEQAHLERAADETAAEVDDDRDVLRGVSFEVPHGSRVALVGPSGAGKSTILALIERFYDPTEGAILIDGVDARDLARDDLRARFGYVEQDAPTLAGTIADNLRLASPAASDADCERVLRAVNLGDVLERSPLGVDAPVGEDGVMLSGGERQRLAIARALLAAPPVLLLDESTSSLDGVNEQRMREAIDAVAADRTLLVIAHRLSTVVDSDLIVVLDKGRVVGRGTHSELVASTPLYRDLAKHQLLV, from the coding sequence CGCCGCCACGCTCGCGCAGCCGCTGCTCGTCGGCGAGGTCATCTCGCGCGTGCAGAGCAGCGTTCCCCTCGGCGCCCTGGTGTGGCTGCTGGTGGCTTTCGTCGTGCTGTCGTCGGTCATCTCGGGCTTCCAGCACTACCTGCTGCAGCGCACCGGCACCGCCGTGGTCTTCTCGAGCCGGCGGCGACTCATCTCGCGCATCCTGCGCCTCCCGATCAGCGAGTTCGACGCGCGTCGCACCGGCGATCTCGTCTCGCGCGTGGGAACCGACACGACCCTGCTGTACGCGGTGCTCACCCAGGGCTTCGCGGATGCCGTGGGCAACGCCCTCATCCTCGTCGGCGCGGTCATCGCGATGGCCGTCATCGATCCGCTGCTGCTCGGGCTCATCATCGTGGTCGTCGGCGCCTCGCTCGCGGTGGTCGTGCTGCTGAGCACGCGGATCCGCTCGGCATCCGCCGATCAGCAGGCCAAGGTCGGCGAGCTGTCGTCGGGCGTCGAGCGCGCGGTCGGCTCCATCCGCACGATCCGCGCGTCGGGGGCGACCGAGCGCGAGATCGCGGCGGTGACCGAGAACGCCACGGCCGCGTACGCCGCGGGCGTGCGCATCGCGCGGGTGTCGGCGCTCATCGTGCCGATCGCCTTCGTCGCCCTGCAGGTGTCGCTGCTCGTCGTTCTCGGCGTCGGCGGCTACCGCGTGGCATCCGGCGCCATCGACGTCGCCGCGCTCGTCACGTTCGTGATCTTCCTCTTCCTGCTCGTGCAGCCTCTGGCCTCGGCCATCGGCGCGATCACCTCGGTCAACCAGGCGCTGGGCGCGCTGGGGCGCATTCAAGAGGTGCTCGACCTCCCCCTCGAAGACGACGCCGACCGTCCGTCGTCGCCTGCGGCGGTTCCGGATGCCGTGGCCCTCGCGTTCCGCGACGTGCACTTCCGCTACCCCGACGACGTCGTGAAGGCGCGCGAGGCCGCCGCCGCGGAAGCCCGATCGGTGCTCGAGCAGGCGCACCTCGAGCGGGCGGCCGACGAGACCGCCGCCGAGGTCGACGACGACCGCGACGTGCTGCGCGGGGTGTCGTTCGAGGTGCCGCACGGATCGCGCGTCGCGCTCGTCGGGCCCTCGGGTGCGGGCAAGAGCACGATCCTCGCGCTCATCGAGCGGTTCTACGATCCGACGGAGGGGGCGATCCTCATCGACGGCGTCGACGCGCGCGACCTCGCCCGCGACGACCTGCGCGCGCGCTTCGGCTACGTCGAGCAGGACGCGCCGACCCTGGCCGGCACGATCGCCGACAACCTGCGACTCGCCTCGCCCGCGGCATCCGACGCCGACTGCGAGCGGGTGCTGCGCGCGGTCAACCTCGGCGACGTGCTGGAGCGCAGTCCGCTCGGCGTCGACGCCCCCGTGGGTGAGGACGGCGTGATGCTGTCGGGCGGAGAACGCCAGCGCCTCGCGATCGCCCGCGCGCTGCTGGCCGCTCCCCCGGTGCTGCTGCTCGACGAGTCGACCTCGTCGCTGGATGGCGTCAACGAGCAGCGCATGCGCGAGGCGATCGACGCCGTCGCCGCCGACCGCACCCTGCTCGTCATCGCGCACCGCCTCTCGACGGTCGTCGACAGCGACCTCATCGTGGTGCTCGACAAGGGCCGGGTGGTCGGTCGGGGCACGCACAGCGAGCTCGTGGCATCCACCCCGCTCTATCGCGACCTCGCGAAGCACCAGCTGCTGGTCTGA